The proteins below come from a single Nitrosospira sp. Is2 genomic window:
- a CDS encoding HAD family hydrolase, translated as MAVEVGGAVFIDKDGTLIRDVPYNVDPRHIQLMPGAGVALRHLKNEGYKLIVISNQPGIARHLFKENDLLPVNVQIQTLLAAYGVKLDAFYYCPHELSDGCGCRKPMPGMILRATKDHSIEPRISWMIGDILHDIEAGNRAGCRTVHFDDGNETEWVKGAYRQPEYSVEAWTEAAQVICGPATGFVKSDVANRIHPPKNEEACPTSTT; from the coding sequence ATGGCCGTAGAAGTCGGCGGCGCCGTATTCATAGACAAAGATGGAACGCTTATTCGCGACGTGCCGTACAACGTTGATCCCCGGCATATCCAGCTTATGCCGGGAGCCGGCGTAGCGCTTCGCCACTTGAAAAACGAGGGATATAAGCTGATCGTCATCTCCAATCAGCCAGGGATTGCCCGACACTTGTTCAAAGAAAATGATCTGCTGCCTGTTAACGTGCAAATTCAGACCTTGCTTGCGGCATACGGCGTGAAATTGGATGCATTTTATTACTGTCCTCACGAGCTGAGCGACGGTTGCGGATGCCGTAAGCCAATGCCGGGAATGATTTTGAGAGCAACGAAGGACCATTCCATCGAGCCCCGGATTTCATGGATGATTGGGGACATCCTGCATGACATCGAAGCCGGTAATCGTGCCGGCTGCCGTACTGTTCATTTCGATGACGGCAACGAAACCGAATGGGTGAAGGGTGCCTACAGGCAACCTGAATACTCGGTCGAAGCGTGGACGGAAGCAGCGCAGGTTATTTGCGGACCTGCGACGGGCTTCGTCAAGAGTGATGTCGCTAATCGGATACATCCGCCAAAAAACGAAGAGGCATGTCCTACCTCAACAACATAA